The window TACACACTCCAGTGACCTAATGCAACAGGGTGCTTCTCTCCAGTTATTCCAAGACAATTATCCTGACAGTGCCAATATGTTTAGCCAAAACTCCATCATAACCTGATGACATGAAACCCACTGCCCACAATATCCAGATTTTACCAAGGACCGACTACCTGGCTATTTCTGTACAGTGGATAAATCTGAATCATTCAGCTACATTAATTATGCATTATAGAGAAAGACTACCACCATACCCTTATGACAAACAGCAAAAATACCAATTTCTAGAGTTTCCTTTTCAGTTTGGTGTATTTGTAACAATGTAATAAAAGCAGCAAATTCTGGTTACTTCTAATAAAAGCATTTCAAACAACAGAAGAGCATGAAAGGCATACCATTCGTGTGTGTTAAGTAAGTATGTGGCTCCTCCACAGCGTGGGGAGGTTGCTGTTTTCTAAGACTCAAAAGTTGAACCCAACCACTGTGGATGCACAAAGCCCAACACTGGGATGAAGTGCTGAGAGGTTATCTTATCCTTGCTCTGGACCGCCCATGTGCCTATCAAAGTGTGTGCCGGCAAGTCACGGGAGCCTGTATTCCTCCCACAGTGTGCACACAGCCCATGAGGAAAAACGCTGAAGGCACCTGCTCCTTGAGTCTGCAGGCCACTCTTCCCAGCCACTGCTCTGACACGTCcacaggactctgggagaaagaTGGCATGCCACAGCCACTGGACTGCGGTCTGCTTCCTCCCAGCAGCAGAGGGATCACCTCCCTGGCCCAGTTCACCACAGGAACCTTCTCCAACACCAGACCAAGTTGGTTTTCCCAgatgtctgtgtgtatttttttttattttgtattatagcTCACATACAActactgttttgtttctttttgttttcaagatagggtttctctgtgtatccctggctgttctggaactctctgtagactagtctggcctcaaactcatcgagaaccacctgcctctacctcctaagtgctgggatcaagtcgtgggccaccacatccagctacaGCTCTTTATTTAATGAATTATGCGGTTTTTCTCTGGCCTGAGGCTTTTCTCCATTGAACTCAGAAACctgcttttttatatatttaacaagCTTTTGATTTCTCAACAACACAACCCTGGAGTGACACTCACCCATTTTTGAGCCCCACTAGTCCACTACATTCCCTGAAGACAGGCATTCCTGTCTGCTTTGCTCACGGGCAGTTCCGCAGCACCTGGGCCATGCCTCCCTCACGCTCACTGACTCGCACAGCTAACCCAGATTCAGAGCCAACAGAGATCCCCAGTGATACTCACTCAAAGACTTCTAGAGGCACCGTGATGTCATGCAGCTGCTGCCTGCACTTATCTATGTCCTGTAAGCCCGTAACAATGAAGTTCCTGGGAAAAAGGCAGAGCGGGGCGTATGGTTAGAGCGGACTACAGGACAAACAGAGCTCACACAGCACTGGCAGTTAAAAATGGCAAGGTCGGGGACACTGGGCAGATAATCGAGGAGGCAGCTGGGTATAAGACAGCCACACTAACTAGATAAGAGAAAGATGGGGCCCTGGGAAAAACAACAAAGCCAGTCTCATCAGGCTCGGGTCTAGGCAATGCTCCAGCTCGCTTGCATACCACAAAGTCCTCCCTGAGGAGGAGTGCAAGATACCCACTGCCCTCTACTCTGGGACACATCTCAGCTTTAACAGACTGAACTGTGGGTCAGGATGGCTTCCAGGGACCATGAAGGTGGGGGGTTAAAGAGGATTTCCAGGTCCAGACACTAGAGGCAGGCCTTGCCTTTCTGCTgagctgggtgtctcagctggggGTGGCTTTCTTCTCCCAGCCTACTAGATGAACCCTGATACCTGCTTGCTCTGCCTGTGCCCTCGTGTTAGCCTTTCTCTCCGGGAGCACAAGAACCAAGACAGCTTACGGTGGCTGACTCAGGGAAGTCAGGAGACCCCCCGCCACCCTCAACGGGCTTCACCCTGTGCTGCTGCTCACACCTGAACCCTCAGCAGCCACAGGATTCTGGGGACAcctttgaacttaaaaaaaaaaataccctcaaTACTGAATAATTTTCCTTCTGAACTCGGGATGGAGGTGAGGAAAGAGCAAAGCTTTCTGGAACACgtgtcgttggatggggtttcagGATGGACAGTACCCACAGTCTGCAAGGAAGAAACCCACCCCTCCCGGGTTGCAACTCAGCTCCTTCCAGAACCACCCTGGATCACCCAGCTGCCCCAAGCCCCGGAGTGTTTCCCCTGTACGGCGGCGGTGGGGCCTTCCCTTGGacagtttgtttccctgtccgccATTCCAAAACCAGGCAaaactggcttaaaaaaaaaaagaaagaaagaaagaaatcaacccTCTGTGGCCTTCTTCCACAGCCAGGCCTATGCAGCAGGTGGCCCTCGGGAGGTGCATGCTCCTCTTTAAGTTAGGAGTGGGGTCAGCCTCCCcggtggggtggggtgcggtgggatggggtggggtgcggtgggatggggtgggggtggggtgcggtGGGATGGGGTGGTGCCTACATCCCCTTGTGGGGTCGGTGTAATCCCAGGGTCAGACTGGTGCCAGCCTCCTCCCCGGGGGATCCAGGGTGGAGCTACCCCCACCCCCGCGGGCTCAGGAGGGAGCCGCCTCCCCTGCGGGGTCCACCAGGGACGCCAACGGGCCCCGGCGGGGTCCCGGGCCAGGGGCTCCGCACCGACTCCCGCCCCGCCGCCACTCACAGTTTCTGGCTGAGCCCGGCCTGGCTGCTGGGCTGGAAGTCGCTGACGATGATGCCGAGCTGCCGAATGTTCTCCACGAACTTCTCCAGGTGCTCCTCCAGGTGGTCAAACTTCTCCGCCATCGCCAGCTCCGCCCGCCCTCAGCCGCGGCTCGCAGCGACTCTAGTCCAGCAGCCGCGCTCCCGCTTCCGGCTTCCGGACGCCCACTTCCGTTTCCTCGGGAGGAAGGGCGGGGTCTCCGCGGGGGCGGGGCCTAGCCGCGGCGGGGCGGGGCCAGGCGAGGCTGAAGCCCTAGACCGGAACAGTGCTGGGAAATGTCTAAAGTAGGAGAGAGATGCCTGGAGAAAACACAGCAGATGTTATGCGTAAAGGGGCGAGGAAAATAAAGACGGGGCGACCATGAAAACTCTTAGCTGGTACCCAGCGTCCTTCAATGAAGGAAAACCAAGTCTCATcggggaaggaaagaagaaagctagAGCGAAGGAGCATAATTTAGTTACACTGAACCTTGTGTGTTGATAATCTGGGAGATAGAagcaattttctttaaaagataaagaaagtctgggcccagtgagatggctccgtgcgtgaagatgcttgctgccaaacctgacagcctgagttcaatccccaggaacctACATGGCAGAAGAGAACAGAATCCTACCCTACCCgtagtcctctgacctgcacacatgtgcatgcctacACACAACGTTCACGGACACAAAATGCATAATAAGTAAATGTATCTAAAttggaaaatcaaaataaagccaTACTTTTTAAAACTGGCCAGGAGGCAAAaatctctttcaaaaaaaaaaaaaaatgcctaagcCCTGGCTGCTTTTCATACTCACTTTTTAAATGAAtcaaacattaaagaaaaatgatttcaaACTTCCACAGACTCTTTTAGGGGCTAGAAAAGGAGCATTTCCCAGCTCAATTTAAAAAGTACGATAACTTTGATGTGAAAATCAGTCCTGAAGGGCTAGAAGCAAAAATATAAGTCAATCAGTCTTTCAATCCTCATGAAAAGTAGACAATGGGACTAGTCGGACAGAAGAACAGGGAGAGAGGGGGTGCAGATGGATGTATAAGGGttctctgtattagtcagggttctctagactAACAGGACTaacagaatgaatctctctccatatatatttcatatgtatatgaaatatgTCTATTCTCTTttacatatttcatatatatgggAGAGGGtttattagaatgatttacagGCTGCAGTTCAGCTAATCCAccaatggctggctgtgaacagaaagtgcaggaatccagtagttgctcagtccatgaggctggatgtctcagctgctcttcagtatatgctggaatctcagagaagtaggctctaatgccagtgatggaatggatgtgctagcaaggtgaggATGAGCAGGCAAAGAGTAAACATGGGTCTTTCTATAGGCTTCCAGTAGAAGGTGTGGGCCAGATTAAAGCtgtatcttcctgcctccagattcagATCAGAGGCatctgtcttcctacctcaaaggacTGGACTAGAAGTGGAtccacccacttcaaaccaagcaaaaaaatccctcacaggtgtgacCTCTGTTTCTGGATTACAGTTAATTCCAAATGTAGTCAattaacaaccaagaatagccatcacagttctctaaaTGTCCAGAACTGATATACTGGATGcatgtctatttatttttatgtatggggGTGATATTAGACTGGCTGGCAGGGTATGGTCTAGGTAGTAAAGAAAGGCTGTCTCCTGTTGGAAAGGCTGAGAATCTGGTAGTTGTTTAGTCCACGGGGCTGCATGTCTCTGCAGGCTCAAACTGTTGCTGGAGTCCtgcaggattcctggagagcctcTGGGTTTCGGTCTTTGTTGGCACCTTGAGGAAGCTGAACTTAGTACAGGCTCCAGCAACAGGAGAGATGAACTCGCCAGAGAGAGTGAGGGtgagcaggcaaaaagcaaagtttctttattttttatatctacctatatttacatatttattatatttatatatatatttatgtttattatatttatcCTATGAGCTGTCACCAGTGggtatggcccagatttagggtgctTTAAATGTTCTGATTAAGAGAATACCTCTGGGCATAGTggagcccacacctgtaatcccagtgcttgggaggcagaggcagtcatatgtctgtgagttcgaggccaaccaaGCCCAGTCTACATACagagcttcaggacagccagagctacttagtgaaaccctgtctcaaaaagaaaggaaggaaaagaaagaaactccaTCAGTAGAGTGCCCAGCAGTTTGAGTTTTAGTTTATTTCAAaggcagtcaagttgacaaccaagttTAGCCACCACAAGttcaccccttgtcaacttgatacataATCACACCTCCTTATGGCATGcttaatttacaaaataaaacaataactagGGCACAATTCCATCTACTGTGATGTAACTATCACACCAACTGCAAACGTGACCTATTTTAGAATATGTCATAATGTCCCTTAGTGTCTCATAACTTGATTGTGATAATATACATTTACAATATTTGGCCACTGATATTATATCACATGATaatgaaaaagaggaaagaaaatgcaaatattgGCTTAATAtatgtgttgtgtgatattttgttcgtattctgacaaataaagcatgcctggaggtcagaggaaggagctagccactagttaaccatagaggtcaggcattggtggcacacacctttaatcccagcacttgggaggaggaagcaggaagatcaggagttcaaggccaccctgggctacaagagattgCTTGATTTAGCCTAAAAGAGAAGcagagtcgggcagtggtggtgaaggcctttaatcccagcactagggagatggagacagtcctataaggtgggtggagacaggatctcagctgcCCATTCGGTTGGAGAATTTGTAGAGGTGAGAactctctggtggctgctgctctgattccctgatctctcagctttcacccttaGTATCTGACTCGGGCTTTTATTAAGAAGACTAATTAGGGTCACACTtcagatatgtgtatatatgcccaAGCATGTTCACTGGGCAATGACAGGAATGGCTGGGGAAATACGCTGACTGTCCACAGGACCAGTCATCCTATATACTTGGTTATTTACAGGGACACAAATATCTTCACATCCTTCACCATTTGGAGAGATCTATTCACATGCTTCTTCCCAGGtatctttctcaccaattttccaatcaCGCTCTTTCCAGATCCCTGACAGTCCAGCTAGTCCTTTTTCTACAGCCTACGAATCAGTAAAGAACTGCACATCTGgccctttctccttccaaacaaaatgtaAGACCACATATCCTCCCCAAGGTTCTGCCTACTGTGAGATTGCCATCCACTTATGTCTTTCAGGGTTGTCTCAGAAAGAGGCTGTAATGCTGCAACTGTCCACTTCTAGTTGGTGCGTGCATATAGTGCAGAAGCATCAATAATCCAggacctcttctctcttcctcagtcaactgATCACAAGACACATCACAGAAAGCTGTAGCTTCATGCTTTGGAGCAGAAGGCATTGTAACAAGAGTAGAAACCATGAGCATTTGAGCATCTCGCTTGTGCCCTCAGGATCACATGTATGCCACTTCTGATTGATAAATGGATTAGTGATGTGGTTGTCCAACTATAAGGTGGATCAGATAATACCCAGCTCATGGTGGGCAGCTCAGATCACGTGGTAACTTGATGGGTCACTGTCAATTATTCAGTTTCCAGTAAGGCCTAGCAGACCAAAAGAAGAATAGTTGTCTGCAGATGATGGCAGAGCCTTGCTCACCTATAGGCCTTCAAAAGGCTCCAAACAACATCCCTGTCTGCCACTGACACCTCAATTACCATTGTGTCTGCTGGACCATGTTGTCCAAAGGACTTAGCTGCCTACACAGCAGCCTGGGTGTGTTGAAGAGCCTTCCGCTGTTCCAGGCCCCGCACAAAGCTAGCAGCTTTCCAAATCACTGGATATAAGAGCTGGAGTAACACACTCAGGAGGGGAAtgttctgcctccagagttcaaACAGACCTATTAAGCATTGTGTTTCTTTCTTGGTAGTGAAGGGCCCAGGTAACTTACCCTTCACTTAAAAGGAATATATCTACATGCCCCACAGCAGTGGACTCCTAGAAACCTCCCTGAGGTAGAAGTCACTTGAACTTTGATTGCATTTATTTCCAATCCTCTCATGTGCATGTCCTTTACCAGCAAGTCCAAAGTGGTTGTTACCTCCTGTCACGTGACCCAACTAGCAATGTCATCAATAAAGTGGACCAGTGTGACattttgtggaagagacagatgatCAAGATCCCTTTGAACTAAGTTACGACACAGGGCTGGGAAGTTAATATACACTTGAGACAAAACAGTGAAGATGTGCTGCTGCCTCATCAGCTGAAAACAAATGGCTAGCTACCACAGGGGAGCAGGGGGGAAGGTGCTTAACATACAGTACATCctcatatgaaaattttaaataacggaatatatttttaaaagaaagcagttgccaaaatattaaacaaatcTCTACATAACAAACATCTCCTGGACTTGGTGGTTTATAACCTCAGATTTTAGTTTTACTCACACACCTGAGAGGTGAGCTCTGTGCAGCATTCACAGCATACTCTGGCGCGTGTCTCTTCAGCTGAGTTGGTGTGACCTCAGGTCGCAGGACTTACGGTCAAGACGGTTCATTCCAGTGTTGCCACATTAGTGGATGCTAGCTGAATCTCAGACTGAAGACTATCATTCTCCTGCAGGCAGACATCCCTGTTGGATTTGGGACATCCTCACCTCATGGTGTTTGGATGCCAGAGCAAAATCTGCTCCAGAAGAGCAGATTGAAGCAGCCACGCCCACCTATTATGACCTCACCTTGGAAGTCCCACCATTGCCATGGCACATTCAGAATCCTGGGAAGGGAACATCAGCTCACACTCTAAGAAATCATTGTATTGGAAGAGCAGGGGCTGGGGGTAGAGGTGAATCTTCTGGA is drawn from Peromyscus eremicus chromosome 11, PerEre_H2_v1, whole genome shotgun sequence and contains these coding sequences:
- the Med10 gene encoding mediator of RNA polymerase II transcription subunit 10, with amino-acid sequence MAEKFDHLEEHLEKFVENIRQLGIIVSDFQPSSQAGLSQKLNFIVTGLQDIDKCRQQLHDITVPLEVFEYIDQGRNPQLYTKECLERALAKNEQVKGKIDTMKKFKSLLIQELSKVFPEDMAKYRSIRGEDHPPS